In Streptomyces puniciscabiei, a single genomic region encodes these proteins:
- a CDS encoding glycosyltransferase family 87 protein: MPSAEMTPASMHEPEPVRPAMAEPVRPTSEDELARAGSELIGGPLGRRALLGTSWWTPVRVVALVAIGMFALGLVQKAPCYNSAWFFGASSQYTKACYSDIPHLYQGRGFADHLVPYFDRLPDDMSGGMSYLEYPVLTGVFMEVASWLTPHSGTLQYQEQWYWFVNAGMLLVCAAVLAVCVARTHRRRPWDGLLVALAPALLLTATINWDLLAVALTAAAMLMWSRSRPVAFGVLLGLATAAKLYPVFLLGPLFVLCWRAGKWREYAQAVGGAAIAWLLVNAPVMLFAFQGWSKFYTFSQERGVDFGSFWLIWAQNSSSPPSTGFVNAAAMVLVVLCFLGIAALAFTAPRRPRFAQLAFLMVAAFILTNKVYSPQYVLWLVPLAVLARPKWRDFLIWQAGEVAYFLGIWMYLAYTTSGDAHKGLPTHGYHWSIVLHLAGTLYLCAVVVRDILMPERDVVRRSGDDDPSGGVLDGAQDVFVLGAAAHPPRHAAHFEGPQVDWGMPEPPSPERRSL; this comes from the coding sequence ATGCCCAGTGCAGAGATGACGCCCGCGAGCATGCACGAGCCCGAGCCCGTGCGGCCCGCCATGGCAGAACCGGTGCGGCCGACCAGTGAGGACGAGCTCGCCCGGGCCGGCAGTGAGCTGATCGGCGGCCCCCTGGGGCGACGCGCGCTGCTCGGCACCTCCTGGTGGACCCCCGTTCGGGTGGTCGCGCTCGTGGCGATCGGCATGTTCGCCCTCGGCCTGGTCCAGAAGGCGCCCTGCTACAACAGCGCCTGGTTCTTCGGCGCGAGCAGCCAGTACACGAAGGCCTGCTACTCGGACATCCCGCACCTCTACCAGGGCCGCGGTTTCGCCGACCATCTCGTGCCGTACTTCGACAGACTCCCGGACGACATGTCCGGCGGCATGAGCTACCTCGAATACCCGGTGCTGACCGGTGTGTTCATGGAGGTGGCGTCCTGGCTGACCCCGCACAGCGGCACCCTCCAGTACCAGGAGCAGTGGTACTGGTTCGTCAACGCCGGGATGCTGTTGGTGTGTGCGGCTGTCCTCGCCGTCTGTGTGGCCCGCACCCACCGTCGGCGCCCCTGGGACGGCCTGCTGGTCGCCCTGGCGCCCGCCCTCCTGCTCACCGCGACCATCAACTGGGACCTGCTGGCGGTGGCGCTCACGGCCGCCGCGATGCTGATGTGGTCCCGGAGCCGTCCGGTCGCCTTCGGCGTCCTCCTGGGCCTCGCCACGGCCGCCAAGCTCTACCCCGTGTTCCTGCTGGGACCGCTCTTCGTGCTGTGCTGGCGGGCCGGCAAGTGGCGGGAGTACGCCCAGGCCGTGGGCGGCGCGGCGATCGCCTGGCTCCTGGTGAACGCGCCGGTCATGCTCTTCGCCTTCCAGGGCTGGTCGAAGTTCTACACGTTCAGCCAGGAACGGGGCGTCGACTTCGGCTCGTTCTGGCTGATCTGGGCGCAGAACTCCAGCAGTCCGCCGAGTACGGGCTTTGTGAACGCCGCCGCGATGGTGCTGGTGGTGCTGTGCTTCCTCGGCATCGCCGCGCTGGCGTTCACCGCACCGCGCCGGCCGCGCTTCGCCCAGCTGGCCTTTCTGATGGTGGCGGCCTTCATCCTCACCAACAAGGTCTACTCCCCGCAGTACGTCCTGTGGCTGGTGCCGCTGGCGGTCCTCGCCCGGCCCAAGTGGCGTGACTTCCTGATCTGGCAGGCCGGCGAGGTGGCGTACTTCCTGGGCATCTGGATGTACCTCGCCTACACGACCAGCGGCGATGCCCACAAGGGTCTGCCGACGCACGGCTACCACTGGTCGATCGTGCTGCACCTGGCGGGCACGCTCTACCTGTGCGCCGTCGTCGTACGGGACATCCTCATGCCGGAGCGGGACGTGGTGCGCCGGTCCGGCGACGACGATCCGTCGGGCGGGGTGCTCGACGGCGCGCAGGACGTCTTCGTGCTCGGCGCGGCAGCCCATCCGCCGCGGCACGCCGCCCACTTCGAGGGACCTCAGGTGGACTGGGGGATGCCGGAACCACCGTCTCCCGAGCGTCGTTCACTCTGA
- a CDS encoding alanine racemase, translating to MALTLYVDTARWRAHHKHVQEQFPGLVPVCKGNGYGFGHERLAEEATRLGADLLAVGTTYEAARIKDFFGGDLLVLTPYRRGEEPVPLPDRVVRSVSSIDGVYGLVGARVVIEVMSSMKRHGISEQDLPQLHQAIENVRLEGFAIHLPLDRTDGSDAVEEVIGWMDRLRAARLPLHTMFVSHLKADELIRLQQQFPQTRFRARIGTRLWLGDHEATEYRGAVLDVTRVAKGDRFGYRQQKAASDGFLVVVAGGTSHGVGLEAPKALHGVMPRAKGVARAGLATVNRNLSPFVWGGKQRWFAEPPHMQVSILFVPSDAPEPKVGDELVAHLRHTTTQFDRLVDR from the coding sequence ATGGCGCTCACGCTCTACGTCGACACCGCGCGCTGGCGGGCGCACCACAAGCACGTGCAGGAGCAGTTCCCGGGACTCGTCCCGGTCTGCAAGGGCAACGGCTACGGCTTCGGGCACGAACGGCTGGCGGAGGAGGCCACGCGGCTGGGCGCGGACCTGCTCGCCGTCGGCACGACCTACGAGGCCGCGCGCATCAAGGACTTCTTCGGCGGTGACCTGCTGGTGCTGACGCCGTACCGGCGCGGCGAGGAGCCCGTTCCGCTGCCCGACCGGGTGGTGCGCTCGGTGTCGTCGATCGACGGCGTGTACGGCCTCGTCGGCGCTCGTGTCGTCATCGAGGTGATGTCCTCGATGAAGCGGCACGGCATCAGCGAGCAGGACCTGCCCCAGCTGCACCAGGCCATAGAGAACGTCCGGCTGGAGGGCTTCGCCATCCATCTGCCGCTGGACCGCACCGACGGCTCGGACGCGGTCGAGGAGGTCATCGGCTGGATGGACCGGCTGCGCGCGGCCCGGCTGCCGCTGCACACGATGTTCGTCAGCCACCTCAAGGCCGATGAACTCATCCGGCTCCAGCAGCAGTTCCCGCAGACCCGGTTCCGTGCCCGCATCGGCACACGGCTGTGGCTGGGGGACCACGAGGCCACCGAGTACCGCGGTGCCGTACTGGACGTGACGCGCGTGGCCAAGGGCGACCGGTTCGGCTACCGGCAGCAGAAGGCCGCCTCCGACGGCTTCCTGGTGGTCGTGGCGGGCGGTACGTCGCACGGGGTGGGCCTGGAGGCCCCGAAGGCCCTCCACGGCGTCATGCCGCGCGCCAAGGGCGTCGCACGGGCCGGCCTCGCCACGGTCAACCGGAACCTTTCTCCGTTCGTCTGGGGCGGCAAGCAGCGCTGGTTCGCCGAGCCGCCGCACATGCAGGTGTCGATTCTGTTCGTCCCCTCGGACGCCCCGGAGCCGAAGGTCGGCGACGAGCTGGTGGCCCATCTGCGGCACACCACCACGCAGTTCGACCGGCTCGTGGACCGCTGA
- the femX gene encoding peptidoglycan bridge formation glycyltransferase FemX translates to MSLTLRTISREQHLAYIQSLPAASHMQVPAWADVKAEWRSENLGWFDERTGEMVGAGLVLYRQLPKIKRYLAYLPEGPVINWFAPNLDDWIQPMLAHLKQQGAFSVKMGPPVIIRRWNAETIKKGIQDQDVKRLRDMEADFIEPRAFEVADKLRRMGWQQGEDGGAGFGDVQPRYVFQVPLANRSLEEVHKNFNQLWRRNIKKAEKAGVEVVQGGYQDLAEWQRLYEITAVRDHFRPRPLSYFQRMWTALNTEDPNRMRLYFARHNGVNLSAATMLIVGGHVWYSYGASDNIGREVRPSNAMQWRMLRDAYALGATVYDLRGISDSLDETDHLFGLIQFKVGTGGQAAEYLGEWDFPLNKLLHKALDIYMSRR, encoded by the coding sequence ATGAGCCTGACCCTGAGGACCATCAGCCGCGAGCAACATCTGGCGTACATCCAGAGCCTGCCGGCGGCGAGCCACATGCAGGTCCCGGCCTGGGCCGATGTGAAGGCGGAGTGGCGCTCGGAGAACCTCGGCTGGTTCGACGAGCGCACCGGCGAGATGGTCGGTGCGGGCCTGGTCCTCTACCGCCAGCTGCCCAAGATCAAGCGCTATCTCGCCTATCTTCCCGAGGGCCCGGTCATCAACTGGTTCGCGCCGAATCTGGACGACTGGATCCAGCCGATGCTGGCGCACCTGAAGCAGCAGGGCGCCTTCTCCGTGAAGATGGGCCCGCCGGTGATCATCCGGCGCTGGAACGCGGAGACCATCAAGAAGGGCATCCAGGACCAGGACGTCAAGCGCCTGCGTGACATGGAGGCCGACTTCATCGAGCCGCGCGCCTTCGAGGTGGCCGACAAGCTGCGCCGCATGGGCTGGCAGCAGGGCGAAGACGGCGGCGCCGGCTTCGGCGACGTACAGCCGCGCTATGTCTTCCAGGTGCCGCTGGCCAATCGCTCCCTGGAAGAGGTGCACAAGAACTTCAACCAGCTGTGGCGCCGCAACATCAAGAAGGCCGAGAAGGCCGGCGTCGAGGTCGTCCAGGGCGGCTACCAGGACCTGGCCGAGTGGCAGCGGCTGTACGAGATCACCGCTGTGCGCGACCACTTCCGGCCCCGCCCGCTGTCGTACTTCCAGCGCATGTGGACGGCCCTCAACACCGAGGACCCCAACCGCATGCGGCTGTACTTCGCCCGCCACAACGGCGTGAACCTTTCGGCGGCGACGATGCTGATCGTCGGTGGGCACGTGTGGTACTCCTACGGCGCCTCCGACAACATCGGCCGTGAGGTCCGGCCCTCGAACGCGATGCAGTGGCGGATGCTGCGCGACGCCTACGCGCTCGGCGCCACCGTCTACGACCTGCGCGGCATCTCCGACTCGCTGGACGAGACGGACCACCTGTTCGGCCTGATCCAGTTCAAGGTCGGCACCGGCGGGCAGGCCGCCGAGTACCTCGGCGAGTGGGACTTCCCGCTCAACAAGCTGCTCCACAAGGCGCTCGACATCTACATGTCGCGCCGCTGA
- the rpsF gene encoding 30S ribosomal protein S6, whose translation MRHYEVMVILDPDLEERAVSPLIENFLSVVRDGGGKVEKVDTWGRRRLAYEIKKKPEGIYSVIDLQAEPGVVKELDRQMNLNESVLRTKVLRPEMH comes from the coding sequence ATGCGTCACTACGAGGTGATGGTCATCCTCGACCCCGATCTCGAGGAGCGTGCGGTCTCCCCGCTGATCGAGAACTTCCTGTCCGTCGTCCGTGACGGTGGCGGCAAGGTTGAGAAGGTCGACACCTGGGGCCGTCGTCGTCTCGCCTACGAGATCAAGAAGAAGCCCGAGGGCATCTACTCGGTCATCGACCTGCAGGCCGAGCCTGGGGTCGTCAAGGAGCTCGACCGCCAGATGAACCTGAACGAGTCGGTCCTCCGGACCAAGGTCCTCCGCCCCGAGATGCACTGA
- a CDS encoding single-stranded DNA-binding protein, producing MAGETVITVIGNLVDDPELRFTPSGAAVAKFRVASTPRTFDRQTNEWKDGESLFLTCSVWRQAAENVAESLQRGMRVIVQGRLKQRSYEDREGVKRTVYELDVEEVGPSLRNATAKVTKTAGGARGGQGGYGGGGGQGGGGWGGGPGGGQQGGGAPADDPWATGAPAGGQQGGGGWGGGSGGGGGYSDEPPF from the coding sequence ATGGCAGGCGAGACCGTTATCACGGTCATCGGCAATCTTGTCGATGACCCCGAGCTGCGCTTCACCCCGTCCGGTGCGGCGGTCGCGAAGTTCCGCGTCGCGTCCACTCCCCGCACCTTCGACCGCCAGACGAACGAGTGGAAGGACGGCGAGAGCCTGTTCCTGACCTGCTCGGTCTGGCGGCAGGCGGCGGAGAACGTCGCCGAGTCGCTCCAGCGAGGCATGCGCGTCATCGTGCAGGGCCGGCTGAAGCAGCGGTCCTACGAGGACCGTGAGGGCGTCAAGCGCACGGTCTACGAGCTGGACGTCGAGGAAGTCGGCCCCAGCCTGCGCAACGCCACGGCCAAGGTCACCAAGACCGCCGGTGGCGCTCGCGGTGGCCAGGGCGGTTACGGCGGCGGTGGCGGCCAGGGTGGCGGTGGCTGGGGCGGAGGCCCCGGCGGCGGCCAGCAGGGCGGCGGCGCTCCGGCCGACGACCCGTGGGCGACCGGCGCTCCCGCCGGTGGCCAGCAGGGTGGCGGCGGCTGGGGCGGAGGCTCCGGCGGCGGTGGCGGCTACTCGGACGAGCCCCCCTTCTAG
- the rpsR gene encoding 30S ribosomal protein S18 — translation MAKPPVRKPKKKVCAFCKDKVTYVDYKDTNMLRKFISDRGKIRARRVTGNCTQHQRDVATAVKNSREMALLPYTSTAR, via the coding sequence ATGGCGAAGCCGCCTGTGCGCAAGCCGAAGAAGAAGGTCTGCGCTTTCTGCAAGGACAAGGTCACGTACGTGGACTACAAGGACACGAACATGCTGCGGAAGTTCATTTCCGACCGCGGCAAGATCCGTGCCCGCCGCGTGACCGGCAACTGCACGCAGCACCAGCGTGACGTCGCCACGGCCGTCAAGAACAGCCGTGAGATGGCGCTGCTGCCCTACACCTCCACCGCGCGATAA
- the rplI gene encoding 50S ribosomal protein L9, translating into MKIILTHEVTGLGAAGDVVDVKDGYARNYLIPRKFAIRWTKGGEKDVEQIRRARKIHEIQTIEQANQVKAQLEGVKVRLAVRSGDSGRLFGSVTPADIASAIKASGGPEVDKRRIELSAPIKTLGAHETSVRLHPEVAAKVNIEVIAA; encoded by the coding sequence ATGAAGATCATCCTCACCCACGAGGTCACCGGCCTCGGTGCCGCGGGCGACGTCGTCGACGTCAAGGACGGTTACGCTCGCAACTACCTGATCCCGCGGAAGTTCGCCATCCGCTGGACCAAGGGCGGCGAGAAGGACGTCGAGCAGATCCGCCGCGCCCGCAAGATCCACGAGATCCAGACCATCGAGCAGGCCAACCAGGTGAAGGCCCAGCTCGAGGGCGTCAAGGTCCGCCTGGCCGTCCGCTCCGGCGACTCCGGCCGTCTCTTCGGTTCCGTCACCCCGGCCGACATCGCGTCCGCGATCAAGGCTTCCGGTGGCCCCGAGGTCGACAAGCGCCGCATCGAGCTGTCCGCCCCGATCAAGACCCTGGGCGCCCACGAGACGTCCGTGCGTCTGCACCCCGAGGTTGCCGCCAAGGTCAACATCGAGGTCATCGCGGCGTGA